Genomic segment of Planctomycetota bacterium:
TGATAGAGCCGGTCGCAAGAATGGATGAGTTGATATTCCGCTTTTTTACGATGGCTGTTTCAAAGGAAGATTTGCCATTTTGCTTTTCTGAAGATAAAACAACCGCCACAATAATCGTGCCGATTAAAACAATACCAATAAAGGCAGCTAATATCTTTTTCATAAATCCTTAGAATGACATTTCGTTAAAGACTTAAAAAGTCACGACCTTATCGCTCGCTTTAACGATTTCATACATATCTTTCATGGTTGAAATTGGGCACATTTCCGAACCTTCCTGCTCCCGGGATTTGATGCATGTTCCGCAAGCAAAAACGTTGCCACCTGATTTCAGAATCTTATTGGCTTGCTCTATTGTGTTGAATTTATCGGTGCTGACCTTTTGATATTCAACCCCTTTGCCCATAAAGAATATTTTAACTTCATCCTTCTGCCCGATGCAAAAGTTCGCATACCTTAACGCATTCCAGCAAGTCTCGGCATCATTACTCGAAATTATCACTCCTATTTTCATGCAAGACTCCTTTATTTATCTATTTCTATTTGCCGTAAATCAGCGTTTTATTAAGCATTCTTCTATGGTTTAATAACGCCTTGGTGTTAATAGAATAATGCATCCAGTAACCTCTTTTTTTCGCCTTGACCAAACCGGCCGATTTTAAAACCCGCAGGTGCTGGGACACCGCTGACTGGGTAATGCCCAAACGACAGGTGATGGCGTTGACGCATAGCCGATGCGCCTTAAGAAGCCGGAGTATCTTTACCCTTGCTTCAACCGAGAGCGCCTGGCAAACGACGGTAAACCCAGACATTTTAATTGCTCCTTTGCTTTATAAGTATATTAGCTTTTACTTATATAATTGTCAAGATTTTCACGGTATGATATCACAATAAACCAGGCCTCTCCAGCCGCGGGTCAGACCTGTAAGACGATGATTTTATGCAGTCTTCAAATAAATAAACCGCAGGATGAATAATGCGGATAAGAGATAAACCAGCCAGGAAACCTCTTTTCCACGGCCGCTAAAGAGTTTTATCGCAGAGAGGCAGACAAATCCCACCCCAATACCTATGGCAATGCTGAATGTCAGCGGGATGGTAATAATCACCATAAATGCCGGAATGGATTCGGTATAATCCTTCCAGTTTATCTTGATAATGGAAGC
This window contains:
- a CDS encoding DsrE family protein, which translates into the protein MKIGVIISSNDAETCWNALRYANFCIGQKDEVKIFFMGKGVEYQKVSTDKFNTIEQANKILKSGGNVFACGTCIKSREQEGSEMCPISTMKDMYEIVKASDKVVTF
- a CDS encoding winged helix-turn-helix transcriptional regulator, which encodes MSGFTVVCQALSVEARVKILRLLKAHRLCVNAITCRLGITQSAVSQHLRVLKSAGLVKAKKRGYWMHYSINTKALLNHRRMLNKTLIYGK